The proteins below are encoded in one region of Chelmon rostratus isolate fCheRos1 chromosome 21, fCheRos1.pri, whole genome shotgun sequence:
- the LOC121624684 gene encoding heparan sulfate glucosamine 3-O-sulfotransferase 2-like isoform X2: protein MHYTIMQKSGDPTPSCQRVLADGAERRIQKSLPCVYPQDARASSVEASRLKTDQRPASTLHIVRNDTPSPPMGNLKFGNKKLPNAIIVGVKKGGTRAVLEFIRIHPDVRAAGTETHFFDRNYDRGLEWYRGLMPRTLESQITMEKTPSYFVTKETPHRISAMSRDTKLIVVVRDPVTRAISDYTQTLSKTPDLPSFQELAFRNQSLGIVDTSWNAIRIGLYVLHLENWLRYFPLAQIHFVSGERLITDPAGELARVQDFLGLKRIVTDKHFYFNRTKGFPCLKKPESSGSPRCLGKSKGRTHVQIDRDAIEQLRDFYRPYNVKFYEMVGHDFKWE, encoded by the exons ATGCACT ACACCATCATGCAAAAGTCAGGTGATCCGACGCCCAGCTGTCAGCGCGTCCTGGCTGATGGAGCCGAAAGGCGCATTCAGAAATCCCTGCCTTGCGTCTACCCGCAGGACGCGCGAGCGAGCAGCGTGGAGGCATCTCGGCTCAAAACCGACCAAAGACCGGCTTCGACTCTCCACATAGTCAGGAACGACACGCCCAGCCCTCCCATGGGCAATTTAAagtttggaaataaaaagtTACCGAATGCCATCATAGTCGGTGTGAAAAAAGGAGGCACCAGAGCTGTTCTGGAGTTCATAAGGATTCACCCCGACGTGCGAGCGGCTGGCACCGAGACGCACTTCTTCGACAGGAACTACGATCGAGGGCTGGAGTGGTACAG AGGTTTAATGCCAAGGACTCTTGAAAGCCAAATCACGATGGAGAAGACACCGAGCTACTTTGTGACAAAAGAGACGCCGCACCGGATCTCGGCCATGTCCCGAGATACCAAGCTCATTGTGGTGGTGCGCGACCCCGTCACACGTGCAATATCAGATTACACTCAGACTTTGTCCAAAACCCCTGACCTGCCCAGCTTCCAGGAGCTGGCCTTCAGAAACCAGAGCCTGGGCATCGTGGACACGTCCTGGAACGCCATCCGGATCGGCCTGTACGTCCTGCACCTCGAAAACTGGCTCCGCTACTTCCCCCTGGCTCAGATCCACTTTGTGAGCGGGGAGCGTCTTATCACGGACCCGGCGGGGGAGTTGGCTCGGGTGCAAGACTTCCTTGGGTTAAAGCGCATTGTGACAGACAAACACTTCTACTTCAACCGCACCAAGGGCTTCCCTTGCCTTAAGAAGCCGGAGAGCAGCGGCTCGCCACGCTGCCTGGGCAAGTCCAAGGGCAGAACTCATGTGCAGATAGACAGAGATGCCATCGAGCAACTGCGAGACTTCTATAGACCGTACAATGTCAAGTTTTATGAAATGGTGGGTCATGATTTCAAGTGGGAGTAG
- the LOC121624684 gene encoding heparan sulfate glucosamine 3-O-sulfotransferase 2-like isoform X1, which translates to MACVLLFSRLLPFSHRLTRTSICLLSLFISYLCYCALFPADTIMQKSGDPTPSCQRVLADGAERRIQKSLPCVYPQDARASSVEASRLKTDQRPASTLHIVRNDTPSPPMGNLKFGNKKLPNAIIVGVKKGGTRAVLEFIRIHPDVRAAGTETHFFDRNYDRGLEWYRGLMPRTLESQITMEKTPSYFVTKETPHRISAMSRDTKLIVVVRDPVTRAISDYTQTLSKTPDLPSFQELAFRNQSLGIVDTSWNAIRIGLYVLHLENWLRYFPLAQIHFVSGERLITDPAGELARVQDFLGLKRIVTDKHFYFNRTKGFPCLKKPESSGSPRCLGKSKGRTHVQIDRDAIEQLRDFYRPYNVKFYEMVGHDFKWE; encoded by the exons ATGGCATGCGTGCTCCTCTTCAGTCGACTTCTTCCCTTCTCTCACCGGCTCACCAGAACATCCATATGCTTACTGtcccttttcatttcatatctgTGCTACTGTGCGCTTTTCCCTGCAGACACCATCATGCAAAAGTCAGGTGATCCGACGCCCAGCTGTCAGCGCGTCCTGGCTGATGGAGCCGAAAGGCGCATTCAGAAATCCCTGCCTTGCGTCTACCCGCAGGACGCGCGAGCGAGCAGCGTGGAGGCATCTCGGCTCAAAACCGACCAAAGACCGGCTTCGACTCTCCACATAGTCAGGAACGACACGCCCAGCCCTCCCATGGGCAATTTAAagtttggaaataaaaagtTACCGAATGCCATCATAGTCGGTGTGAAAAAAGGAGGCACCAGAGCTGTTCTGGAGTTCATAAGGATTCACCCCGACGTGCGAGCGGCTGGCACCGAGACGCACTTCTTCGACAGGAACTACGATCGAGGGCTGGAGTGGTACAG AGGTTTAATGCCAAGGACTCTTGAAAGCCAAATCACGATGGAGAAGACACCGAGCTACTTTGTGACAAAAGAGACGCCGCACCGGATCTCGGCCATGTCCCGAGATACCAAGCTCATTGTGGTGGTGCGCGACCCCGTCACACGTGCAATATCAGATTACACTCAGACTTTGTCCAAAACCCCTGACCTGCCCAGCTTCCAGGAGCTGGCCTTCAGAAACCAGAGCCTGGGCATCGTGGACACGTCCTGGAACGCCATCCGGATCGGCCTGTACGTCCTGCACCTCGAAAACTGGCTCCGCTACTTCCCCCTGGCTCAGATCCACTTTGTGAGCGGGGAGCGTCTTATCACGGACCCGGCGGGGGAGTTGGCTCGGGTGCAAGACTTCCTTGGGTTAAAGCGCATTGTGACAGACAAACACTTCTACTTCAACCGCACCAAGGGCTTCCCTTGCCTTAAGAAGCCGGAGAGCAGCGGCTCGCCACGCTGCCTGGGCAAGTCCAAGGGCAGAACTCATGTGCAGATAGACAGAGATGCCATCGAGCAACTGCGAGACTTCTATAGACCGTACAATGTCAAGTTTTATGAAATGGTGGGTCATGATTTCAAGTGGGAGTAG